A portion of the Paenibacillus hamazuiensis genome contains these proteins:
- a CDS encoding ABC transporter substrate-binding protein — translation MKKWIHRAVPLTIAVSMMVPLLAACSKGQGNTDTKTERVLRIATSMGFGDDDYFRQQFTEVFEFANPNIKIEMVQTMDDKYRYGYGRMAPGEKMPDPLEQLKKAMEGDNPPDVVMVNYEQLNDLVSSNLLTQLDPKIAQDKFDVSDYVPAVIDGIKKQGDGKLYALSPTFYSSALIYNKKMFDEAGVPYPKDGMTWDETFDLARRVAKGEGDNRKYGFAFSPYSGGDLFYSMDIYTAPLQLRVFDDKGEKMTVDSDQWEKVWKTMVQLNNEKIMPPVQDPRQMKERMMSTNPEDFNPFQHDDFLSSRVAMTIIGYGQIDQIVNANKSAANIKGFTPIDWNVVSLPTHQEAPGVGGYIGMNGIMGINAKAQNPDDAWKFIKFINGEDWARLKSKSNQQLVSRKKYLKPKDGLDFNIEAFAKLAPANRQDDYKIYREKQNIYQVRDIGRNVFQEVLQGKTGARDALKKWQSQGDAALQQLKDNPNAQIDMGAATAVPIAK, via the coding sequence ATGAAAAAATGGATTCATCGAGCGGTTCCGCTCACGATCGCTGTCAGCATGATGGTACCGCTGCTGGCGGCCTGCAGCAAAGGGCAGGGAAATACCGATACGAAAACCGAACGCGTGCTGCGCATCGCGACGAGCATGGGATTCGGCGACGACGATTACTTCCGTCAGCAGTTCACGGAAGTATTCGAATTCGCGAACCCGAATATCAAGATCGAAATGGTGCAGACGATGGACGATAAATACCGCTACGGCTACGGGCGGATGGCTCCCGGAGAAAAAATGCCGGACCCGCTTGAGCAGCTGAAAAAAGCGATGGAAGGCGACAATCCGCCGGATGTCGTCATGGTGAACTACGAGCAGCTGAACGACCTGGTTTCGAGCAACCTGCTGACGCAGCTTGATCCGAAGATCGCCCAAGACAAATTCGACGTTTCGGACTACGTGCCTGCGGTGATCGACGGTATCAAGAAGCAAGGCGACGGCAAGCTGTACGCGCTGTCTCCGACGTTTTATTCGTCCGCCCTTATTTACAATAAAAAAATGTTCGACGAAGCGGGGGTCCCCTACCCGAAAGACGGCATGACATGGGACGAAACGTTCGACCTCGCCCGGCGCGTCGCCAAAGGAGAAGGGGATAACCGGAAATACGGCTTCGCCTTCAGCCCGTATTCCGGAGGAGATTTGTTCTATTCGATGGATATATATACGGCTCCTCTCCAGCTGCGTGTCTTTGACGACAAAGGCGAGAAAATGACGGTCGATTCCGATCAGTGGGAAAAAGTATGGAAGACGATGGTCCAGCTGAACAACGAAAAAATCATGCCGCCGGTGCAGGACCCGCGCCAAATGAAAGAACGCATGATGAGCACGAATCCGGAGGATTTCAATCCGTTCCAGCACGACGATTTCCTGTCGAGCCGCGTTGCGATGACGATTATCGGCTACGGGCAAATCGATCAGATCGTCAATGCGAACAAAAGCGCGGCCAACATCAAAGGGTTCACGCCGATCGACTGGAACGTCGTTTCGCTGCCGACCCATCAGGAGGCGCCGGGCGTGGGCGGGTACATCGGCATGAACGGTATTATGGGCATTAACGCCAAGGCGCAAAACCCGGACGATGCATGGAAATTCATCAAGTTCATTAACGGCGAAGACTGGGCGCGCCTCAAGTCGAAGAGCAACCAGCAGCTCGTTTCCCGCAAAAAATATTTGAAGCCGAAAGACGGACTCGACTTTAATATCGAAGCGTTCGCGAAGCTGGCTCCGGCAAACCGACAGGATGATTACAAGATTTACAGGGAAAAGCAAAACATTTATCAAGTACGCGATATAGGACGCAACGTGTTCCAGGAAGTGCTCCAAGGCAAAACCGGTGCGCGCGACGCCCTGAAGAAATGGCAGTCGCAAGGGGATGCGGCGCTGCAGCAGTTGAAGGATAACCCGAACGCGCAGATCGATATGGGAGCCGCTACAGCAGTGCCTATTGCGAAATAA
- a CDS encoding efflux RND transporter permease subunit, producing the protein MLKLTDFSMKNIAAVIILILLLFVGGVFASTSLKVESMPDITFPVVVVSTQYLAPPKDVLEDVTKPLEKAIASLEGIKSLKSTSSDNFSQIVIELEQEKKPDDVKKDVESLISNVKLPESSEKPKVLTVGFASEPVYYLSAYAKNGMSQEELDRVYKDVILPGFNSIKGIDHVDSIGNQEAVLNIKLDMYAMNNYGLTPAQLSQSIKAALVSSPAGSVDFNGNEQMVRVKGDANTIFGLENVKITTAKGDTVLLKQLARVEAIQESEFLSRLSGQPAIGINLYKTKSANAVEFAAAADKLMEGWKKDYPNITFHTIYNSATDIKQSIHGMVQEGGMGAVLASLMILLFLRNVRMTVIVLVSIPLSILITLLIMAPLGISLNIMTLGGLAIAIGRVVDDSIVVIENIFSQLQKAHERNESVIRLATGQVASAITSSTITTVGVFAPIAFVSGVVGEVFRPFAITICCALLSSLIVALTVIPMMAKLMVLRSKKLKHHDENEVGKVAKKYRSVLLWSLKNPIKTSVIAFLLFIVTLVGTVPNLPTSFMPESETDKLMMFTIKMPRETTIETMNEKVKEIEAMMKEAKDPAGQPTFNYYESLIGYNQSTDRVAYRTMFFAEASKASNAKQVAKEFKEKIAYLLPKGSEADGQLLSGGPPSGGADFSYALIGDDLNLLKVAAERVREKMKEFPELTEIKDSLGESKTEVEITVDQNKARLYGLSSAQIMDSVRVWIMEDKVGDLRFDNVLYKTKIELDPKYKNSIDKLGQLTIKTPAGTEVALNEVAKVRQVDAPVSISREAQEQIVSVTANIDSKDKGGVSQKVSQALKTVDLPSGVRTQVKGVTDDIEKSFKEMFLAMFASIFIVYLVMVLAFGNASAPFAILFSLPLAAIGGLLGLVITKESINITSLIGFLMLIGVVVTNAIVLVDRVQQLREAGYEIRDALVEAGMTRLRPIIMTAGATIIALMPLALGLSKGTIISKGLAVVVIGGLTTSTLLTLVIVPIAYELIYKFKKRMSRLFHRKAKSGAADSATVPAN; encoded by the coding sequence ATGTTGAAGTTAACCGATTTTTCCATGAAGAACATTGCAGCGGTTATCATTTTGATCTTGCTGCTGTTCGTGGGGGGCGTATTTGCGTCAACCTCTTTGAAAGTGGAAAGCATGCCGGATATCACGTTTCCGGTCGTCGTCGTCTCGACGCAATATTTGGCACCGCCGAAGGATGTGCTTGAAGACGTCACGAAGCCGCTGGAGAAAGCGATAGCGAGCCTGGAAGGAATCAAAAGCCTCAAGTCGACTTCAAGCGACAACTTTTCGCAAATCGTCATCGAGCTGGAACAGGAGAAAAAACCGGACGATGTGAAAAAAGACGTGGAAAGTCTCATTTCCAACGTCAAGCTTCCGGAAAGCTCCGAGAAACCGAAGGTGCTCACCGTCGGGTTCGCTTCCGAGCCGGTTTACTACTTGTCCGCATATGCGAAAAACGGAATGAGTCAGGAGGAGCTCGATCGCGTCTATAAGGATGTCATCCTGCCGGGCTTCAACTCGATCAAAGGGATCGACCACGTCGATTCCATCGGCAATCAGGAAGCGGTGCTGAACATCAAGCTCGACATGTATGCGATGAACAACTACGGCCTTACGCCGGCTCAGTTGTCTCAATCCATCAAAGCGGCGCTCGTGTCGAGCCCGGCCGGTTCCGTCGATTTTAACGGGAACGAGCAGATGGTTCGCGTCAAAGGCGACGCCAACACGATTTTCGGTCTGGAAAACGTCAAAATCACAACGGCCAAAGGAGATACAGTGCTTCTGAAGCAGCTTGCCCGTGTCGAGGCGATTCAGGAATCCGAATTTCTGTCGCGACTCAGCGGTCAGCCTGCGATCGGCATTAACCTGTACAAAACCAAAAGCGCCAATGCGGTGGAGTTCGCCGCAGCGGCCGACAAGCTGATGGAAGGCTGGAAAAAGGATTACCCGAACATTACGTTCCACACGATCTACAACAGCGCCACGGACATAAAACAATCGATTCACGGCATGGTGCAGGAAGGCGGCATGGGAGCCGTGCTCGCATCGCTGATGATCCTGCTGTTCCTGCGCAACGTCCGGATGACAGTGATCGTGCTCGTCTCGATTCCGCTGTCCATCCTGATCACGCTGCTGATCATGGCACCGCTCGGCATCTCGCTTAACATTATGACGCTCGGCGGGCTCGCGATAGCGATCGGGCGTGTCGTCGACGATAGTATCGTCGTCATCGAAAATATTTTCAGCCAGCTGCAAAAAGCGCACGAACGCAACGAGTCGGTCATTCGACTCGCTACCGGGCAGGTCGCCTCGGCGATCACCTCGTCGACGATTACGACAGTCGGCGTGTTCGCCCCGATCGCCTTCGTCAGCGGGGTCGTCGGCGAAGTGTTCCGCCCGTTCGCAATTACGATCTGCTGCGCGCTGTTGTCCTCGCTTATCGTGGCGCTGACCGTCATTCCGATGATGGCCAAGTTGATGGTGCTGCGGTCGAAAAAACTGAAGCATCATGACGAAAACGAAGTCGGCAAAGTGGCGAAAAAATATAGAAGCGTACTGCTGTGGTCGCTCAAAAATCCGATCAAAACGTCGGTTATCGCATTCTTGCTGTTCATTGTGACACTCGTTGGCACCGTTCCGAACCTTCCGACATCTTTCATGCCGGAAAGCGAGACGGACAAATTGATGATGTTTACGATCAAAATGCCTCGCGAAACTACGATCGAAACGATGAATGAAAAGGTAAAAGAAATCGAAGCGATGATGAAGGAAGCGAAAGATCCGGCAGGGCAGCCGACCTTCAATTACTACGAATCGCTCATCGGCTACAATCAAAGTACGGACCGGGTCGCATACCGGACGATGTTTTTTGCGGAAGCGTCGAAAGCCTCGAATGCCAAACAGGTTGCCAAGGAATTCAAGGAAAAAATCGCTTATTTGCTGCCAAAGGGATCTGAAGCCGACGGTCAATTGCTCTCCGGAGGTCCGCCAAGCGGAGGAGCGGATTTCTCGTACGCGCTGATCGGCGACGACTTGAATTTGCTGAAGGTTGCTGCGGAGCGGGTCAGAGAGAAGATGAAAGAGTTTCCGGAGCTTACGGAAATCAAAGACTCTCTGGGAGAATCGAAAACGGAAGTGGAAATTACGGTCGACCAGAACAAAGCCCGTTTGTACGGACTGAGCTCCGCACAAATCATGGACAGCGTCCGCGTTTGGATTATGGAGGATAAAGTCGGGGATCTGCGTTTCGACAACGTCCTTTATAAAACAAAAATCGAGCTTGATCCGAAGTATAAAAACTCCATCGACAAGCTCGGCCAACTTACGATTAAAACCCCTGCAGGAACAGAAGTTGCTCTCAACGAGGTGGCGAAAGTGCGGCAGGTGGACGCTCCGGTTTCGATCAGCCGGGAAGCCCAGGAGCAGATCGTGAGCGTGACTGCCAATATCGACAGCAAAGACAAAGGCGGCGTCAGCCAAAAGGTGTCCCAGGCGCTCAAAACGGTCGACCTGCCGAGCGGTGTGCGGACCCAGGTCAAAGGGGTTACCGACGATATCGAAAAAAGTTTTAAAGAAATGTTTTTGGCTATGTTCGCTTCGATTTTCATCGTGTATCTCGTAATGGTTCTCGCCTTCGGCAACGCCAGCGCGCCGTTTGCGATTCTGTTCTCCCTCCCGCTTGCGGCGATCGGCGGCTTGCTGGGACTGGTTATTACCAAGGAATCGATCAACATCACTTCCCTGATCGGCTTCCTGATGTTGATCGGTGTCGTCGTTACCAACGCGATCGTGCTCGTCGACCGCGTGCAGCAGCTGCGCGAAGCAGGTTACGAAATTCGCGACGCGCTGGTCGAAGCAGGTATGACGCGTCTGCGTCCGATCATCATGACAGCCGGCGCAACGATTATTGCCCTGATGCCGCTCGCACTCGGTTTATCCAAGGGGACCATCATCTCCAAGGGACTCGCCGTCGTCGTTATCGGCGGGTTGACTACATCGACGCTGCTCACGCTTGTCATTGTTCCGATCGCTTACGAGCTGATCTATAAATTCAAAAAGAGAATGTCCCGCTTGTTCCACCGGAAAGCCAAATCAGGCGCTGCCGATTCGGCAACCGTACCGGCTAACTGA
- a CDS encoding phosphatidylglycerophosphatase A, translated as MKRQVHSNEVKEAVFRKLAERGVELVDIAHIVREMQLPYNPNLTLEECVESVKAVLQKRELQHAILVGIELDVLAEKGMLSEPIQSIIESDEGLFGCDETLALGSVFGYGSIAVTTFGHLDKQKTGIIKKLDTKIGSRVHTFLDDLVASIAASASSRIAHHQRDVEEKTAAQKDGLLGENAS; from the coding sequence ATGAAGCGTCAAGTCCACAGTAACGAAGTGAAAGAAGCCGTCTTTCGTAAACTTGCCGAACGCGGAGTGGAGCTCGTCGATATTGCGCATATTGTCAGGGAGATGCAGCTCCCTTATAACCCGAACCTGACGTTGGAGGAATGCGTCGAATCGGTTAAAGCCGTCCTGCAAAAACGCGAGCTGCAGCACGCGATTTTGGTCGGAATCGAACTTGACGTGCTTGCGGAAAAAGGAATGCTGTCCGAACCGATCCAATCGATCATCGAATCCGACGAAGGGCTGTTCGGCTGCGACGAAACGCTGGCGCTCGGCTCGGTATTCGGTTACGGCAGCATAGCCGTAACGACGTTTGGGCATTTAGATAAACAGAAGACGGGCATTATTAAAAAGCTGGATACGAAAATCGGCAGCCGCGTGCATACGTTTTTGGACGATTTGGTCGCCAGCATAGCGGCTTCGGCCTCGAGCCGGATCGCGCACCATCAGAGAGATGTCGAAGAAAAAACGGCCGCCCAAAAAGATGGGCTCCTGGGGGAAAATGCCAGCTGA
- a CDS encoding ABC transporter ATP-binding protein gives MITCEGLVKIYKTDDIEVVALQGLNIAVSQGEMMAIIGNSGSGKSTLLNILGGLDRPSAGQVRVGEWDLLKITDDQLVQYKRKTVGFIWQNNARNLISYLTALENVETPMMLSGEYDRKYALQLLEWVGLKDRIHNKLHQLSGGEQQRVAIAISLANRPQLLLADEPTGSVDTRTSDMIMDIFRRLNRELGVTIVIVTHDLSLASKVDRVVAIRDGMTSTEFIKRNPNLDTAGQSIQEVHEEYVVLDKAGRLQIPKAYLQALKIDNKASMEFDGESIIIRAPKRLNDSPTNTP, from the coding sequence ATGATCACGTGCGAAGGGCTTGTGAAAATATACAAAACCGACGACATCGAGGTCGTCGCGCTGCAAGGACTCAACATCGCCGTTTCGCAAGGCGAAATGATGGCGATCATCGGCAACAGCGGAAGCGGGAAGTCGACGCTGCTTAACATTTTGGGCGGCCTCGACCGCCCGTCTGCAGGCCAGGTTCGCGTCGGCGAGTGGGATTTGCTGAAAATTACCGACGATCAGCTTGTACAGTACAAGCGGAAAACAGTCGGTTTCATTTGGCAAAACAACGCGCGCAACCTGATTTCCTATTTGACCGCGCTGGAAAACGTCGAAACGCCGATGATGCTGAGCGGCGAATACGATCGCAAATACGCTCTGCAGCTGCTTGAATGGGTCGGCCTCAAGGACCGGATCCACAACAAGCTGCACCAGCTGTCAGGCGGCGAACAGCAGCGCGTCGCGATTGCGATTTCGCTGGCCAACCGGCCGCAGCTGCTGCTCGCGGACGAACCGACCGGCTCCGTCGATACGCGGACGTCCGACATGATCATGGACATTTTCCGGCGATTGAACCGCGAGCTCGGCGTTACGATCGTCATCGTCACCCACGACTTGTCGCTTGCGAGCAAGGTGGACCGCGTCGTCGCGATCCGCGACGGGATGACCAGCACGGAATTTATTAAACGTAATCCGAATTTGGATACAGCCGGCCAGTCGATTCAGGAGGTGCACGAGGAATACGTCGTGCTTGACAAAGCCGGCCGCCTGCAAATACCGAAAGCATATTTGCAGGCGCTCAAAATAGACAATAAAGCTTCGATGGAGTTTGACGGCGAATCGATCATCATCCGGGCCCCGAAGCGCCTGAACGATTCGCCGACCAATACGCCGTAA
- a CDS encoding 2'-5' RNA ligase family protein → MLYGVAIFPSKEVQDVANSYRKRFDPHYNLIQPHLTVREKEEWNDEQLAKAITHLQSVADQTAPFTVHFNRFSTFYPVGNVIYMALSQPEPLVKLYHNICSGLWKEPGKPYGYTPHLTIGQQLSSDELHDVLASLRKTPLDLTANIDRFHLLYQTENEAWTVHQTFQLKG, encoded by the coding sequence ATGTTATACGGAGTAGCGATTTTTCCGTCAAAAGAAGTGCAGGACGTTGCCAACAGCTATCGAAAACGGTTCGACCCTCATTACAATCTTATTCAGCCCCATTTAACGGTCAGGGAAAAAGAGGAATGGAACGACGAGCAGCTCGCCAAGGCAATTACCCACTTGCAGTCGGTCGCCGATCAAACGGCTCCGTTCACCGTTCATTTCAACCGGTTTTCCACCTTTTATCCGGTGGGTAACGTGATTTATATGGCTTTATCGCAACCGGAACCGCTGGTGAAGCTGTATCATAACATATGCAGCGGGTTATGGAAGGAACCGGGCAAGCCTTACGGCTATACCCCTCATCTTACGATTGGTCAACAACTGTCAAGCGACGAACTGCACGACGTGCTGGCCAGCCTGCGCAAAACGCCGCTCGATCTCACCGCGAACATCGACCGGTTTCATTTGTTATACCAAACGGAGAACGAAGCCTGGACGGTTCATCAAACATTTCAGCTTAAAGGCTAA
- a CDS encoding GbsR/MarR family transcriptional regulator yields MSNADFSFADLKNGISNHMSLMYENEGFSPLAGKILALLLFAPEPVSLQEMAGTLGVTKAAVSVQVRTLEKQSMCNKLPTSSDRKDYYYIAPDFSMIVIASVIRKMKDVLNQIDSALHKLGQLRDISEEDVPSHNAFKRRFIEMQAMYQLFIDKLTGLEDDWQKRREQLNFNETF; encoded by the coding sequence ATGAGTAATGCAGATTTTTCCTTCGCGGATTTGAAAAACGGCATCAGCAACCATATGTCGCTTATGTACGAAAACGAAGGATTCAGTCCGCTCGCCGGAAAAATATTGGCGCTCCTCCTCTTTGCTCCGGAGCCGGTCAGCCTTCAGGAAATGGCAGGGACGCTCGGCGTTACAAAAGCGGCGGTCAGCGTTCAGGTAAGGACGCTGGAGAAGCAATCGATGTGCAACAAGCTGCCGACCAGCAGCGACCGCAAAGACTACTATTACATAGCTCCCGATTTCAGCATGATTGTGATAGCTTCCGTTATACGCAAAATGAAAGACGTACTTAACCAAATCGATTCGGCCTTGCACAAGCTCGGCCAGCTCAGGGACATATCCGAAGAGGATGTGCCGTCGCACAATGCATTCAAGCGCCGGTTTATCGAAATGCAGGCGATGTATCAGCTGTTTATCGATAAGCTGACAGGTCTGGAGGACGATTGGCAGAAGCGGAGAGAGCAGTTGAACTTTAACGAAACGTTTTAA
- a CDS encoding efflux RND transporter periplasmic adaptor subunit encodes MKMLFAHTVKQSTKIAGVVLLSTAIVAGCSAGAPAAQPEEKPAEAQLKTVKVAKIEKQKIGDPIEQVADVASSIQMDVVLKAGGDIQDILKKRGDYVEQGDVILRLDPTDVLLSRDKAAVALRSAELQLTKSKEDLENSKQELRNGIAKLEASLKEQEKSFNKMRNDYDQGLVTKFQLDQMETQVNNLRLDLQGNKDKLKTLESTNSLAGLEQQAQSSNLSLKEVERTLDNLEVKAPTSGVITDLPVEVGMSVQGGFKVAQMQKLDPIKIKADLTEEAAKLVRGKSELTFYVPGSGEKTKGKISYLADVMSASSKSYPLELEVSNPDKKLKPGMKVQIQLTEDNDQIVVTIPTLAVVREGGETYAFVLNGDTVERRKVTLGRLNETVQEVISGLKEGEQLVISGQHQLKDKEKVQLAK; translated from the coding sequence ATGAAGATGCTGTTTGCCCATACCGTAAAACAAAGCACGAAAATTGCCGGCGTTGTTCTGCTGAGCACGGCCATTGTGGCCGGCTGCTCGGCAGGCGCCCCGGCGGCCCAGCCGGAGGAGAAGCCGGCGGAAGCGCAGCTGAAAACCGTAAAGGTTGCCAAGATCGAGAAACAAAAAATCGGAGACCCGATTGAGCAGGTGGCCGACGTGGCCTCCTCGATTCAAATGGATGTCGTGCTGAAAGCCGGCGGCGACATTCAGGATATTTTAAAGAAACGTGGAGATTACGTAGAGCAGGGAGATGTCATTCTTCGGCTGGATCCGACCGACGTGCTGCTCTCCCGCGACAAGGCTGCCGTTGCGTTAAGAAGCGCAGAGCTTCAGCTCACCAAATCGAAGGAAGACTTGGAAAACTCCAAGCAGGAGCTTAGGAACGGCATTGCCAAATTGGAAGCTTCGCTCAAGGAACAGGAAAAATCTTTCAACAAAATGAGAAACGATTACGATCAAGGGCTTGTCACTAAATTCCAACTTGATCAGATGGAGACGCAGGTGAATAATTTGCGGCTTGATCTGCAGGGTAACAAGGACAAGCTGAAGACACTCGAGAGCACGAACTCGCTGGCCGGTTTGGAGCAGCAGGCGCAGTCGTCCAACCTGAGCCTGAAGGAAGTGGAGCGCACGCTCGACAACCTCGAGGTGAAGGCGCCGACGAGCGGCGTCATCACCGATCTGCCTGTAGAGGTAGGAATGAGCGTGCAGGGCGGATTTAAGGTGGCACAGATGCAGAAGCTCGATCCGATCAAAATCAAGGCGGATCTGACTGAAGAAGCGGCTAAGCTTGTACGCGGCAAGAGCGAGCTGACCTTCTACGTACCTGGCAGCGGCGAGAAAACGAAAGGCAAAATAAGTTATCTTGCCGACGTCATGAGCGCCTCGAGCAAATCGTATCCACTCGAACTGGAAGTGTCCAATCCGGACAAAAAGCTGAAGCCGGGTATGAAGGTACAAATTCAATTGACTGAAGACAACGACCAGATCGTTGTAACGATACCGACCCTCGCCGTCGTTCGCGAAGGTGGGGAAACCTACGCTTTCGTGCTGAACGGCGATACGGTGGAACGCCGCAAAGTTACTCTCGGCCGTTTGAACGAAACGGTGCAGGAGGTCATTTCCGGGCTTAAGGAAGGCGAACAGCTCGTCATTTCCGGCCAGCATCAGCTCAAAGATAAAGAGAAAGTACAACTGGCGAAATAA